AAGCACCACATCCGAATGCACTCAAAACCAACGAATCGTGTCCATGTTTGGCTGCGATACGCAGTACTGTGCGGATTTTTTGCTTGGTTGGCGCGATAAAATCAGGACGCAATAAATAATGACTTCCTTGTTTGATCAATGCTGGACGGTTAATGGCAGGCACTGTTACCACTGACACCTGATAAGGGGTGTCTAGCAATCCATACCCCGTTTCTTCTGAAGAGCGAAAAACAGTCACTCCAGGTGAATAAATGCCTCCTGAAGCTCGATTTATAGGATACTTAAACCGATGATGCGGTCTTACGCCATATACAGCTGCATACTCTATAAACTGATAAAGAGAGACAAAAAGATTACTCCTTCTAAAGATATTTTCTTCTTGAGCACCTGCTCCCTGCAGCACTCCTCCTCCAGGGTTCCGGCGGCTTGCCATATTGAGCAAGGCAGGATTGAATCCTTTTGCCAGCATGTTTTGAACCGTATCAAGGCAGTCTGCATTCAGCACCTCGATCTTAAGATCATGTTTATTTTTTTGGGTATCCAATGGATGGAACTCATCTGTTTCGTTATAAAAAACAGTATCAGCAGTCAACTTATCTTTAAGTGCTGTATCCATCTCCACCTCACTTTCCTTTGTAGTATAATGCCCGTCCTTTACAATTCTCACGGTATGCTCAAATACCTGACTTCTTAATTCCTTATAACCATGATTTTTACGGATTGCTTCCTCAAAATCTTTCAACCACCGCACAGGATTCCACGAAAGTGGCAAACGGTTAACACGATTGTCTATCATCTAAAACTATTTTTGGGTATTTGTCTTTGTGTTAGTAATTGAGATGTCTGAAAAAGTAGTTATGACATTTGGATTCCAGACTGTAAATCTTTGAATTAATTTATAAAAGAAAGCCTATATAAACCCATTTTCAATCAAATAATTCTTCCATTTTTTATAGAAAAGGTAAATTTACCCTGTTAGCATATGCATACCGCTCAGTTAGCTATACTTAATTCTATACAGTTTCAACAGTCCTGTTTTATATTTTAAGTAAAACCACATCGACTCATTTTATACTTTGTTATGAATTGAATTAATCTTTAATCTAAAAATTGACCTTGAATTGAAATCAATATTGCGATGTACAAAAAAAGAGTTTGTCAGGTTTATATCGCTGACAAACTCTTTTATCTCCTTTATAGGAAAAGATCAAGACCTCTCTACCTGAACGCTACCAAACTGTTGACGCTGTTCATACTTCAGTTTTCTAATAGCTTCCTTATCTTCCTTGTTCTTCTTATAAGCAGCCTGATAATCCGACTTGGATGGCAAAGCCGCTTCTCCTTCTTTGTTTACAGCATGGTACTTCTTCAACAAAGCATCGTAGCCATTTCTACCCTCCTTCTCACTGATATAATTATCCAAAAGTTTGGAAAGCAGGTTATCTGCCTCACGGGCAATTTCAATATAAAGGTTGCCGATCTTTCGGTGGTTTTCTATATCCTTTGAGAAATTAAAAAAGGTCTGAATTGCCGCAATAGCTGCCGCCACAAAAGAAATGACAGAAACCAATCCCTTCCTGAAAGCCTCTTCCCTCAATAATTCTATCAAGCTTGAGCCAATTATCACATTGATCAACACAATGGTAATACCCATATACTTATTGGAGTTATGCTTCCGTTGGGCTGCATTAAAGTGCATATCCTTATTTAGACGAGAATCGCACTGAAGTTCTTTGAGTAGTATTTCCAGGTTTACTGACATATTGAAAAAGTTAGTTGTAGCTAATGAGAAAATTCGGGTCAAATATAAGCATGTGGGTAATAGGTATCAGCAAATTTTTGAAGTCTTTCAAAGAAAATACCCGCCCTCAAAAAGAGCGGATACAACATCCATATCTAATAATCCAGCTATTTTGATAATTGGCTTACAATTGTCGGATCTGTAATCTTATCATCCTCAGCCAACAACATAGCTTTACTTAATACCAAGGACAGTCCCCTGTCTCCTTCGAATGGCAAGAATACTTTATCGGTATTTACATCCTTACCTCTTGAAGGCACAATACATAGGTATTGGTCATTTGGCTCCATCAGGATGTTACTACTACCAATATGGATCTTGTAAGTTCTGATTTTTCCTTCTACCCTCAGGAACTTACCATCTATCTTTGCCACATTCCTGATCTTAAGTCTTGGCACAAGTCGCTCTAGTATTTCCTTACGGTTCTTGGCAACCTCCGTCAAGTCACCAAATGAGTAAGAGGTCCAATAATCACGGAATTGTGACAAGCCACCATTGTCTCTCCATTCAGGGTCATTCCCCACACTACCTACTCCCACAAACAAGTCTACATCCCGCATCACTTCCGAGAATACAATTTTAGGAACATCAACCAGTTCTACCACGTCCCCTTTCGTATCTACAAAACGCACTTGATCTGTAGAAACATATAACCAAATCCCTGCTTCATTAAATGAATCACTTGCACTTAACTCATTGATCCAATATTCAGCCCTCAAGCCACGTCGAGACAGGTCAATATAAGCGATCTCACCATCACGCCCATCATCATAGGACCCCAACAGCGAATAGTTCCAACCTCGGATTGCTGTCAAAGCATTCAATTGATGCTGTTTGAGCAAGTGAGCTGCCATACGATTACTGTAAGTACGTGTATTCAACTCGGCTTCCGTAAGTAGATAAATCTCCCTGTAAGCCTGCTTGATTGGCTGCTGAAGGCTCAACGTTTCCATTCTTTCCCGCCAAGCCAATACGGTATCTGTATCGGAATGTACTGGATGCCAAAGGGAAACAACTGTTTCATTATCAACCCACGCTAATGTAGTTCCTGTTACATCCTGCCACTGATCTCCCTGCCAAAGCGCTTGTACCTCCTGCTCTCCCTTACGCATCGTCCAAATCAGCTTTTGGGCTACAAATCCCGTCAAACCATGATTCAGGTAATACTTCTCAAAATTTTCGTAAGACAGTTCTCTTTCCAATACAAACGAACGGTCAATGCGGTCACGCTGTGCGGACAGGGTCTTCTGTATCTGCTTTACTTCCGCTTTCAGCTGTTTTAACTTCGTTGCTAACTTGGTACTTTGCTTGACAAATGCAGGATCTGACTTCTGCAAAGTACCATCCGGCTTGACCCATTGTGTGGTGATCTTGCCTACTTTCTCAATACTTACTTTTAGCGTATAATCCTCGAAAGCTACTTCCTTTACTCCTTGCTCCAAACCATAGGTTGGTACCGATAAGTCTTCAATTTCCTCCTCCGAAATATTGAGCTTGGCAGCTGCTTCCTGCACATATTTCCCTATAAGCTTTTGTACGTTATTTTGCTTTACACGAAGCTTCAATCGTGAAAGGTGGCTGATTCCTTCCAGTCCTTTTGAATGTCCCAAAACATAGACGGCAGCATTTCCAACACTGGCAGCAGCAGGTCCAACACTTGGTATTTTACGGTAACACCTTTCAGCCAATGCAGCCAACGAACTCAAGGTTTTACTATCATGGAACTGTAGCAGTGACCATACCATCCCTTTCAGGATCGTATTATTCTCTCCTTCCAAGAAAATGTAATAACTCCAGCCGTGCTCTCCCTTTTCTTTATCCGCAAGGGTTGATGCAAAAGCGATCCATTCCTGCATCTGCTTCCTGAAGCGATCTCCCTTAAACTGAGCCACCAATTCCTTGGAGGCTTTCAGGTATTTTTGAGCAGGTTTACTTCCATTCGCTGTTGCGGTATGTTTTAGAAATAAGAACCAAAGGTCTCTTTCTGCCTGAGGTAATTCGGCTACAGTAGCATTGACTGTTTTTCCAAAATTGTCCTCTTCTATTAGTTTAAAAGGCTGTACGATTAATTCCCCATCTGCACCTTGCGACAGTATATCTAATAATTTCAGTTTAACTTTTGACAAAACACTTCCCCAACGAATTGAATATCTACCAGCGATGTCACTAAACTCTTCCCAGGTCAACATTTCCTGAAGGTATGCTCGAAGCTTCTCTGAGAATCCTTCTTCTTTAATCATTCTTTCAATTTGCTTAAGGGCAAAACCCATAAAACCATAGAATTGAACATCAGTACTCCCATTCTGATACTTGAACTTATTCATCAAGTCTATCCACTGCTCTACACTATATGTAATCTTGGTACGCAGTATCGCCCGAAGAAAGCTTTCAAAGAACTGAGTGATATAATAGATTTCCACCTTTCCATACTTACCCACCCCATAATACTCTTTGATTATTTTCCTTCTTACTTTCTCATCGTCAGATCCTTCATAGTAACCACTGGCGTGAATCAACTGATCAGCGGCGAACAGCACCGCATCTCTTTTCACCTCATCCGACTCCTTTTTCAACAAGTCATATGTAGGTAAAATAGCAAAAGGCACCTCCCTGTAAGCAGTAAGTTCATCTTCTTTGTCTGCCTCCCTTAAAATAGTCATCACTAGGTTTACAGCCGTTTGAGAAAGATTTCCAGTGTCAATCATAGTCTTCATATTCTGGTTGTTATTAATATATTCGCTTTGAAAGCCACATAAATCACCCGCTCACCTATTGATGAGAGTTATTTCATAAAGCTATTCAATAGTCTATTTCTCTATTATTTATAATTGCAAAGGCTGTTTATTTAATACCTTCCCATTTCTCTCACCCTGTTGCTCATGCTAATCATGAAGGGATTGATCATAATACAAACCTAAACAGGCAGACCGTAAATCAGATGTGGTCTAAAAAATCACCTAATACCTGTCAGGTTTAAATAACAGCATGCCTTCTGTTAAGTCTGTGAGTTGTATTCTCAAAAAAAGCATCCACCCTTTCACTTAGGATGGATGTCAATCTTATTACCTTTTCAATTGCCTAACAATTGTCGAGTCTGTGATCTTATCATCCTCTGCCAGCAACATCGCCTTACTCAATATTAATGACAGCATTTTATCTCCTTCAAATGGCAGAAACACTTTATCTGTATTTACATCTTTCCCCCTTGCTGCCACAATGCACAGGTATTGGTCATTAGGCTCCATCAGAATATTGCTGCTACCGATGTGAATCTTATAATCTCTGATCTTGCCTTCTACACGCAGAAACCTATTCTCCACTTTGGCTACATCCCTGATCTTGAGTCTTGGTATCAGACGCTCCAGTATTTCTTTTCGGTTCTTGGCTATCTCTGTCAAGTCACCGAATGAGTAAGACGTCCAATAATCACGGAATTGCGGCAATCCTCCATTATCTCTCCACTCAGGGTCATTCCCCACACTGCTTACCCCCACAAAAAGGTCTACATCACGCATTACTTCTGAGAATACGACTTGGGGAATATCTGTCAGCT
This portion of the Limibacter armeniacum genome encodes:
- a CDS encoding TIGR02452 family protein, with protein sequence MIDNRVNRLPLSWNPVRWLKDFEEAIRKNHGYKELRSQVFEHTVRIVKDGHYTTKESEVEMDTALKDKLTADTVFYNETDEFHPLDTQKNKHDLKIEVLNADCLDTVQNMLAKGFNPALLNMASRRNPGGGVLQGAGAQEENIFRRSNLFVSLYQFIEYAAVYGVRPHHRFKYPINRASGGIYSPGVTVFRSSEETGYGLLDTPYQVSVVTVPAINRPALIKQGSHYLLRPDFIAPTKQKIRTVLRIAAKHGHDSLVLSAFGCGAFCNPPKHIARLFQEVFAEEEFQGVFSHIVFAIREDKNTFRKHNPEGNLKPFQEVFEEFQAGS
- a CDS encoding SLATT domain-containing protein, whose product is MSVNLEILLKELQCDSRLNKDMHFNAAQRKHNSNKYMGITIVLINVIIGSSLIELLREEAFRKGLVSVISFVAAAIAAIQTFFNFSKDIENHRKIGNLYIEIAREADNLLSKLLDNYISEKEGRNGYDALLKKYHAVNKEGEAALPSKSDYQAAYKKNKEDKEAIRKLKYEQRQQFGSVQVERS
- a CDS encoding DUF4132 domain-containing protein is translated as MKTMIDTGNLSQTAVNLVMTILREADKEDELTAYREVPFAILPTYDLLKKESDEVKRDAVLFAADQLIHASGYYEGSDDEKVRRKIIKEYYGVGKYGKVEIYYITQFFESFLRAILRTKITYSVEQWIDLMNKFKYQNGSTDVQFYGFMGFALKQIERMIKEEGFSEKLRAYLQEMLTWEEFSDIAGRYSIRWGSVLSKVKLKLLDILSQGADGELIVQPFKLIEEDNFGKTVNATVAELPQAERDLWFLFLKHTATANGSKPAQKYLKASKELVAQFKGDRFRKQMQEWIAFASTLADKEKGEHGWSYYIFLEGENNTILKGMVWSLLQFHDSKTLSSLAALAERCYRKIPSVGPAAASVGNAAVYVLGHSKGLEGISHLSRLKLRVKQNNVQKLIGKYVQEAAAKLNISEEEIEDLSVPTYGLEQGVKEVAFEDYTLKVSIEKVGKITTQWVKPDGTLQKSDPAFVKQSTKLATKLKQLKAEVKQIQKTLSAQRDRIDRSFVLERELSYENFEKYYLNHGLTGFVAQKLIWTMRKGEQEVQALWQGDQWQDVTGTTLAWVDNETVVSLWHPVHSDTDTVLAWRERMETLSLQQPIKQAYREIYLLTEAELNTRTYSNRMAAHLLKQHQLNALTAIRGWNYSLLGSYDDGRDGEIAYIDLSRRGLRAEYWINELSASDSFNEAGIWLYVSTDQVRFVDTKGDVVELVDVPKIVFSEVMRDVDLFVGVGSVGNDPEWRDNGGLSQFRDYWTSYSFGDLTEVAKNRKEILERLVPRLKIRNVAKIDGKFLRVEGKIRTYKIHIGSSNILMEPNDQYLCIVPSRGKDVNTDKVFLPFEGDRGLSLVLSKAMLLAEDDKITDPTIVSQLSK